From Acidaminococcus timonensis, the proteins below share one genomic window:
- a CDS encoding TRAP transporter small permease, whose amino-acid sequence MENKKESSKAIQKTNSIALIHWLDLHLEETFLVVMLVLIACVTMLQVIVRKIPGVASLTWAEELCRFLWIWSVFLSLPYTIRTDSMLRVGVLKDLLPESLRKILNLVVDAMTLGCMAVLGLFSWQVVGTIQESHEISPAMQWPIAFVYSFMLIGFVLAALRAVQQLWFHVQHLQEKELSTMEQTFQEAEAEAALARGGDD is encoded by the coding sequence ATGGAGAACAAGAAGGAAAGCAGCAAAGCAATTCAAAAGACAAATTCCATCGCTCTGATCCATTGGCTGGATCTGCACCTGGAAGAGACGTTCCTGGTGGTGATGCTGGTCCTCATTGCCTGCGTCACCATGCTGCAGGTCATTGTCCGGAAAATCCCCGGGGTGGCGTCTCTGACCTGGGCAGAAGAACTGTGCCGGTTCCTGTGGATCTGGAGCGTTTTTCTTTCTCTGCCCTATACCATCCGTACGGACAGCATGCTGCGGGTGGGAGTGCTGAAGGACCTGCTGCCGGAGAGCTTACGGAAGATACTGAACCTGGTGGTGGATGCCATGACCCTGGGGTGCATGGCAGTGCTGGGACTATTTTCCTGGCAGGTGGTGGGGACCATCCAGGAAAGCCATGAAATCTCGCCGGCCATGCAATGGCCCATTGCCTTTGTGTACAGTTTCATGCTCATCGGATTCGTCCTGGCCGCTCTGCGGGCCGTACAGCAGCTGTGGTTCCACGTGCAGCATCTGCAGGAAAAGGAACTGTCCACCATGGAACAGACCTTCCAGGAGGCGGAAGCCGAAGCGGCTCTGGCCCGGGGAGGGGATGACTGA
- a CDS encoding shikimate dehydrogenase family protein, giving the protein MTIDIHTQFITLLGDPLAQSFAARMQNRGYEAAGLNLVYFYTVTGQEHLGDIIKGLRYMPFAGFAVTKPNKVKVLEYLDDLDPLCRKMGSSNTVVKLPDGRLKGYNTDGIGFYTALTEAGIDVTKETFFCFGSGGAGRAMCSVLAYHGAPKIYITDLFPDSARSLVEDINRNFAPVAETVPYQDFSRVKDATVVMNASGVGMGNTIGETPLPPEFIRKGQFYFDACYNPARTRFLQNAEQAGCRVLNGLTMSLYQGTAQIELWTGHKAPVEAMRQELLQILAGKEAK; this is encoded by the coding sequence ATGACAATCGATATCCATACCCAGTTCATCACCCTGCTGGGTGATCCCCTGGCCCAGTCTTTTGCGGCCCGGATGCAGAACCGGGGGTACGAGGCCGCCGGCCTCAATCTGGTGTATTTTTACACTGTCACCGGTCAGGAACATCTGGGCGACATCATAAAGGGCTTGCGATACATGCCGTTTGCCGGGTTCGCTGTTACAAAGCCCAACAAGGTGAAGGTGCTGGAATATCTGGACGACCTGGATCCCCTGTGCAGGAAGATGGGATCCAGCAACACGGTGGTGAAGCTGCCGGACGGACGGCTGAAGGGCTATAACACCGACGGGATCGGCTTTTACACGGCACTGACGGAAGCGGGCATCGACGTGACGAAGGAGACGTTCTTCTGCTTCGGGTCAGGCGGTGCCGGCCGGGCCATGTGCTCGGTGCTGGCCTACCATGGAGCCCCGAAGATCTATATCACGGATCTGTTCCCGGACAGTGCCCGGAGCCTGGTGGAGGACATCAACCGGAATTTTGCTCCGGTGGCGGAAACAGTTCCCTATCAGGATTTTTCCAGGGTGAAGGATGCCACGGTCGTGATGAATGCCAGCGGGGTGGGCATGGGCAACACCATCGGCGAAACGCCGCTGCCTCCGGAATTCATCCGGAAAGGCCAGTTTTATTTCGATGCCTGTTACAATCCGGCCCGGACCCGGTTCCTGCAGAATGCAGAGCAGGCTGGCTGCCGGGTGTTGAACGGGCTGACCATGAGCCTGTACCAGGGTACGGCCCAGATCGAACTTTGGACGGGGCACAAGGCTCCGGTAGAAGCCATGCGGCAGGAACTCCTCCAGATCCTGGCCGGGAAGGAAGCAAAGTAG
- a CDS encoding LCP family protein, translating into MVRKYKVWIAGVVALLAVVVGLAFALRPKPQPVADGTGKLHGKRNLMIMGVDKRSGDVGRSDTLMVAMVDPGKDKLSLLSVPRDTLVSIPGHGWDKINHAYAYGGHQLSQKTLENFLGLQISHYILVDFQGFVKLVDAIGGVDIDVEKDMQYTDPYDGETGLVISLHAGRQHLDGTTAIQYVRYRDEEGDIGRVKRQQKFMKAVFQKLSATNLLTRAPEIARTLYQSIDTDLSVMDLASLLMTFARNVSGESRLETEMVQGSPAYLDDISYWIPDMEALGRQVTRMQGVQVGSGYTLAARRAKEKYDQLLGVNSTAEPSKVREIKIQNDHLKKAVEQSRKLELKRKGLPPAGQAGSSGAGSSSSLPPAPKQRPLQATIVNCSGSSQTGAQAAADARNAGFVVLSITTGNPMDQTQVLINSGSSRAEERVGSLPFNYTLLRGSVNPGSGDAVIYVGKDYGK; encoded by the coding sequence ATGGTACGGAAATACAAGGTATGGATCGCCGGCGTGGTGGCGCTGCTGGCCGTGGTGGTGGGCCTGGCGTTCGCCCTGCGCCCCAAACCCCAGCCCGTGGCAGATGGCACCGGGAAGCTCCACGGAAAACGGAACCTCATGATCATGGGCGTGGACAAACGCAGCGGCGACGTGGGCCGTTCGGACACCCTGATGGTGGCCATGGTGGATCCGGGCAAGGACAAGCTCTCTTTGCTCTCGGTGCCCCGGGATACCCTTGTATCCATTCCCGGCCATGGCTGGGATAAGATCAACCATGCCTATGCCTATGGGGGTCACCAGCTGAGCCAGAAAACCCTGGAAAATTTCCTGGGACTGCAGATTAGCCATTATATACTGGTGGATTTTCAGGGATTCGTAAAACTGGTAGATGCCATCGGCGGTGTGGATATCGATGTGGAAAAAGACATGCAGTATACGGACCCCTATGATGGGGAAACGGGCCTTGTGATCAGTCTCCATGCAGGACGGCAGCATCTGGACGGCACCACGGCCATCCAGTATGTGCGGTACCGGGATGAGGAAGGGGACATTGGCCGGGTGAAACGGCAACAGAAGTTCATGAAAGCCGTGTTCCAGAAACTGTCCGCCACCAATCTGCTGACCCGGGCCCCTGAAATTGCCCGTACCCTGTACCAGAGCATTGATACGGACCTTTCGGTGATGGATCTGGCCAGCCTGCTCATGACCTTTGCCAGGAATGTATCCGGAGAATCCCGGCTGGAGACGGAAATGGTCCAGGGCAGCCCGGCTTACCTGGATGACATCAGCTACTGGATCCCGGATATGGAAGCCCTGGGCCGGCAGGTGACCCGCATGCAGGGCGTGCAGGTGGGCAGCGGCTATACCCTGGCTGCCAGACGGGCCAAGGAAAAATACGACCAGCTGCTGGGTGTGAACAGTACAGCAGAACCCAGTAAGGTCCGGGAAATCAAGATCCAGAACGACCATCTGAAGAAGGCCGTGGAACAATCCCGGAAACTGGAACTGAAGAGAAAGGGCTTGCCGCCTGCCGGTCAGGCCGGGAGCAGCGGAGCAGGGAGTTCGTCTTCCCTGCCGCCCGCACCGAAACAGCGGCCCTTGCAGGCCACCATCGTCAATTGCAGCGGCAGTTCCCAGACCGGGGCCCAGGCTGCTGCGGATGCCCGGAATGCAGGGTTCGTGGTGCTGAGCATCACCACCGGCAATCCCATGGACCAGACCCAGGTCCTGATCAATTCCGGAAGCAGCCGGGCCGAAGAACGGGTAGGCAGCCTGCCCTTCAATTACACGCTGCTCCGGGGTTCCGTGAACCCGGGCAGTGGAGATGCGGTGATCTATGTGGGGAAGGATTATGGGAAGTGA
- the trpA gene encoding tryptophan synthase subunit alpha, translating into MTRITDAFKKQGKIFIPFITAGDPDLETTEKLIYAMEEAGAGLIEIGIPFSDPTAEGPVILEADTRALAAGTKIRGIFEMLARVRRKTQIPMVFLTYVNPIFTYGREKFFQQCQEVKMDGVIVPDVPYEEKDTLAPYAEKYGVEIISMIAPTSHQRIQMIAREAQGYIYLVSSLGVTGVRKQITTNLAEIVKKIREVSDHPIAVGFGISTPEQAKEMAAISDGAIVGSAIVKLCAKYGKACVEPVREYVKKMADAVAEAK; encoded by the coding sequence ATGACTAGAATCACGGATGCATTCAAAAAACAGGGAAAGATTTTCATTCCCTTCATTACGGCCGGGGATCCCGACCTGGAAACCACGGAAAAACTGATCTACGCCATGGAGGAAGCGGGCGCCGGACTCATTGAAATCGGGATTCCCTTCTCCGACCCTACTGCCGAAGGACCGGTGATCCTGGAAGCGGATACCCGGGCCCTGGCGGCCGGAACCAAAATCAGGGGCATCTTCGAGATGCTGGCTCGGGTGCGCCGGAAAACCCAGATCCCCATGGTGTTCCTGACCTACGTGAACCCCATCTTCACCTATGGCCGGGAGAAGTTTTTCCAACAGTGCCAGGAAGTGAAGATGGATGGAGTGATCGTGCCTGACGTACCCTATGAGGAAAAAGATACCCTTGCTCCCTATGCGGAAAAATACGGGGTGGAGATCATCTCCATGATTGCCCCCACCTCCCACCAGCGGATCCAGATGATTGCCCGGGAAGCACAGGGATATATCTACCTGGTGTCCTCTCTGGGGGTCACCGGGGTTCGGAAGCAGATCACCACCAACTTGGCGGAGATCGTGAAGAAAATCCGGGAAGTTTCTGACCATCCCATCGCCGTAGGCTTCGGCATCTCCACACCGGAGCAGGCGAAAGAGATGGCCGCCATCAGCGACGGGGCCATTGTGGGCAGTGCCATCGTGAAGCTCTGCGCCAAGTATGGAAAGGCTTGTGTGGAACCGGTGAGGGAATACGTGAAGAAAATGGCTGACGCAGTGGCAGAGGCAAAGTAA
- the trpB gene encoding tryptophan synthase subunit beta codes for MSNGRFGKHGGQYVSETLMNAVLQLDEAYKKFKDDPEFLQELKTLYHDYANRPSLLYYAEKMTKDLGGAKIYLKREDLNHTGAHKINNALGQCLLAKKMGKHRVIAETGAGQHGVATATVAALMGLECEVYMGKEDTIRQALNVYRMELLGAKVIPVTTGTGTLKDAVSEAMRDWATNVEDTFYVLGSCMGPHPYPTIVRDFQKVIGEEVKAQMLEKEGRLPDVVMACVGGGSNAIGLFYDFIKDKDVQLIGVEAAGRGVNTAQTAATIARGKPGIFHGMESYFLQDEDGQIAPVYSISAGLDYPGIGPEHANLYDTGRAQYVPITDDESVAAFEYLSRTEGIIPAIESAHAVAYAMKLAPTLPKDKIIVVNLSGRGDKDVAAIARYKGVDLHD; via the coding sequence ATGAGCAACGGAAGATTTGGCAAACACGGCGGCCAGTATGTATCGGAAACGCTGATGAACGCGGTCCTGCAGCTGGACGAAGCCTATAAGAAATTCAAGGATGATCCGGAATTTTTACAGGAACTGAAGACCCTGTACCATGATTACGCAAACCGGCCCAGCCTGCTGTACTATGCAGAGAAGATGACGAAGGACCTGGGCGGCGCCAAGATTTACCTGAAACGGGAAGATTTGAACCACACCGGCGCCCACAAGATCAACAACGCCCTGGGCCAGTGCCTGCTGGCCAAAAAGATGGGCAAGCACCGGGTCATCGCTGAAACCGGCGCCGGGCAGCACGGGGTGGCCACGGCTACGGTGGCAGCCCTCATGGGCCTGGAATGTGAAGTATACATGGGCAAGGAGGACACCATCCGCCAGGCCCTGAACGTGTACCGGATGGAACTGCTGGGTGCGAAGGTCATCCCTGTGACTACCGGCACGGGCACCCTGAAGGATGCCGTCAGCGAGGCTATGAGAGACTGGGCCACGAACGTGGAGGACACGTTCTATGTGCTGGGCTCCTGCATGGGGCCGCACCCGTACCCCACCATCGTCCGTGACTTCCAGAAGGTCATCGGCGAGGAAGTGAAGGCCCAGATGCTGGAAAAGGAAGGCAGGCTGCCCGATGTGGTCATGGCCTGTGTGGGCGGCGGCAGCAATGCCATCGGCCTGTTCTACGATTTCATCAAGGATAAAGATGTACAGCTGATCGGTGTGGAAGCCGCCGGCCGGGGTGTGAACACCGCCCAGACCGCCGCCACCATCGCCCGGGGCAAACCCGGCATCTTCCATGGCATGGAATCCTACTTCCTGCAGGATGAAGACGGGCAGATTGCTCCCGTGTACTCCATTTCCGCCGGGCTGGATTATCCGGGCATCGGGCCGGAACATGCCAACCTGTACGATACGGGCCGTGCCCAGTACGTGCCCATCACCGACGACGAATCTGTGGCTGCCTTTGAATACCTGTCCCGCACGGAAGGCATCATCCCGGCCATCGAAAGCGCCCATGCTGTTGCCTACGCTATGAAACTGGCACCCACCCTGCCTAAGGACAAGATCATCGTGGTGAACCTGTCCGGCCGGGGAGACAAAGATGTGGCTGCCATTGCCAGATATAAGGGGGTTGATCTCCATGACTAG
- a CDS encoding phosphoribosylanthranilate isomerase: MTKIKLCGLRRPEDVAMVNRAMPDFAGFVFAKGKRQVTPMAARTLRSLLDPEIRAVGVFVKAPIDKVAALVSEGTIQYIQLHGDEDREYIRALRWRTNAPIIKVLRVKDETSLKDLDTWDCEYFLLDTFAGSQFGGMGKAFDHSLLGQVQFSKPFFLAGGLNPDNVAEAIRDYAPYGVDTSSGIETDGYKDEEKIRAFVRAVRKEEKP; the protein is encoded by the coding sequence ATGACGAAGATCAAGCTCTGCGGCCTGCGGCGCCCCGAGGACGTGGCCATGGTGAACCGGGCGATGCCCGACTTTGCCGGTTTCGTGTTCGCAAAGGGCAAACGGCAGGTAACGCCGATGGCGGCCCGCACCCTGCGCAGCCTCCTGGACCCGGAAATCCGGGCGGTGGGGGTGTTCGTAAAGGCTCCCATCGATAAAGTGGCGGCTCTCGTAAGCGAGGGAACCATCCAGTACATCCAGCTCCATGGAGACGAAGACAGAGAGTATATCCGGGCACTGCGATGGCGGACGAACGCTCCGATCATCAAAGTGCTCCGGGTAAAGGATGAAACAAGCCTGAAAGACCTGGACACATGGGATTGTGAGTACTTTTTGCTGGATACCTTTGCGGGCAGCCAGTTCGGCGGGATGGGGAAGGCATTCGACCACAGCCTCCTGGGGCAGGTCCAGTTCTCCAAACCCTTTTTCCTGGCCGGGGGCCTGAACCCGGACAACGTGGCGGAAGCCATCCGGGACTATGCCCCCTACGGGGTGGATACCAGCAGCGGTATCGAGACCGATGGATATAAAGACGAAGAAAAGATCCGCGCTTTTGTGCGCGCTGTAAGAAAAGAGGAAAAACCATGA
- the trpC gene encoding indole-3-glycerol phosphate synthase TrpC: protein MILDTLADAARQRVAEAKKQKSLPELRREAEALSKDRAGIFRKALSRPGLNFICEVKKASPSKGLIAPDFPYMDIARQYEAAGAAAISVLTEPTRFLGSDRYLEEIRKAVQTPLLRKDFTVDAYMIYQAKILGADAVLLIAALLSDSELREYRLAAESLGMDALVEAHDEEEVERALGSGARVLGVNNRNLKDFTVDIGNSLRLRPLVPESIPFVAESGIKTRTQTAELEQAGVNGVLIGETLMRSPDMKAMLAELRGDAQ, encoded by the coding sequence ATGATCCTGGATACCCTGGCAGATGCCGCTCGGCAGCGGGTGGCGGAAGCAAAGAAACAGAAATCGCTGCCGGAGCTGCGGAGAGAGGCGGAAGCCCTGTCCAAAGACCGGGCGGGGATCTTCCGGAAGGCGCTCAGCCGGCCGGGACTGAACTTCATCTGCGAAGTGAAGAAGGCGTCCCCCTCCAAAGGGCTCATCGCTCCCGACTTCCCCTATATGGATATCGCCAGGCAGTACGAGGCCGCCGGCGCCGCCGCCATCTCCGTGCTGACGGAACCCACCCGATTTTTGGGCAGCGATCGGTACCTGGAGGAAATCCGAAAGGCGGTGCAGACACCGCTGCTGCGGAAAGACTTCACCGTGGATGCATACATGATCTACCAGGCGAAGATCCTGGGCGCCGATGCAGTGCTCCTCATCGCGGCTCTGCTCAGCGACAGTGAACTCCGGGAATACCGGCTGGCGGCAGAAAGCCTGGGGATGGATGCCCTGGTGGAAGCCCACGATGAAGAAGAAGTGGAACGGGCCCTTGGGAGTGGGGCCCGGGTGCTGGGCGTGAACAACCGGAACCTGAAGGACTTCACCGTGGACATCGGCAACAGCCTGCGGCTGCGGCCCCTGGTACCGGAAAGCATCCCCTTTGTAGCGGAAAGCGGCATCAAGACTAGAACGCAGACGGCCGAGCTGGAACAGGCTGGGGTGAACGGGGTGCTCATCGGCGAGACGCTGATGCGGAGCCCGGACATGAAGGCCATGCTGGCGGAACTGCGGGGGGATGCCCAATGA
- the trpD gene encoding anthranilate phosphoribosyltransferase: protein MIKEAIIKLVNKGDLTYDEAKEVMLEIMGGKTTPTQNAAFLAALSTKSTKAETIDEISGCAEAMRSLATPVPHPGLEVMEIVGTGGDGAHSFNISTTSAMVLAAGGVKVAKHGNRAASSLCGTADCLEALGVNIQEDPDLALKMLKETGFCFLFAQKYHAAMKYVGPIRKELGFRTVFNILGPLTNPAKPERFLLGVYDGYLVEPLAKVLCSLGVKRGLVAYGQEKLDEISPNGPTTICELKDGYYRTSEIKPEDFGLIPGTKEELVGGTPEVNAQITRDILSGKLQGTKRNAVLMNAGAGLFVGGKADTLADGVKLAAELIDSGKATETLEKVIRVSNQ from the coding sequence ATGATTAAAGAAGCCATCATCAAGTTAGTGAATAAAGGCGATCTGACCTACGACGAAGCCAAGGAGGTCATGCTGGAGATCATGGGCGGAAAGACCACACCCACCCAGAATGCTGCCTTTCTGGCGGCTCTGTCTACCAAGAGCACCAAGGCAGAGACTATCGACGAAATCTCCGGCTGTGCGGAGGCCATGCGGTCCCTGGCCACGCCGGTGCCCCATCCGGGCCTGGAAGTGATGGAAATCGTGGGAACCGGCGGTGACGGTGCCCATTCCTTCAACATCTCCACAACCTCGGCCATGGTGCTGGCGGCCGGCGGCGTGAAAGTGGCCAAGCACGGCAACCGGGCGGCCTCTTCCCTGTGCGGCACGGCGGACTGCCTGGAGGCCCTGGGGGTGAACATCCAGGAAGATCCGGACCTGGCCCTGAAGATGCTGAAAGAGACAGGCTTCTGCTTCCTGTTTGCCCAGAAATACCATGCGGCCATGAAGTACGTGGGACCCATCCGGAAGGAACTGGGCTTCCGCACCGTGTTCAACATCCTGGGGCCGCTGACGAATCCGGCCAAACCGGAACGGTTCCTGCTGGGGGTCTATGACGGCTACCTGGTGGAACCCCTGGCCAAGGTGCTGTGCTCCCTGGGGGTGAAACGGGGGCTGGTGGCCTACGGGCAGGAAAAACTGGACGAAATCTCTCCCAACGGTCCCACCACCATCTGCGAACTGAAGGACGGGTATTACCGGACCAGCGAGATCAAACCGGAAGACTTCGGCCTGATCCCGGGTACGAAGGAAGAACTGGTGGGAGGCACGCCGGAAGTGAATGCCCAGATCACCCGGGACATCCTCTCCGGCAAGCTGCAGGGCACGAAACGGAACGCGGTGCTCATGAACGCCGGGGCAGGCCTGTTCGTGGGTGGCAAGGCGGACACCCTTGCGGATGGGGTGAAGCTGGCAGCGGAACTCATCGACAGCGGCAAGGCCACGGAGACCCTGGAAAAGGTCATCCGGGTCAGCAACCAGTAA
- a CDS encoding anthranilate synthase component II — MELIIDNYDSFTYNLYQYIGTLNPDVKVIRNDAITVDGIRKLQPDHLILSPGPGRPCDAGVCEPALRELKGEFPILGVCLGHQAMGEVFGGTVTYAKQLMHGKQSLVTLDRTCPLFKDLPEQILVGRYHSLAIDPDTLPEVLKATATTADGEIMAVQHRDYPIYGVQFHPESILTPEGMTIIKNFLSL, encoded by the coding sequence ATGGAACTGATCATCGATAACTACGACAGCTTTACCTATAACCTGTATCAATACATCGGTACCCTGAACCCGGATGTGAAGGTCATCCGGAATGATGCCATCACGGTGGATGGCATCCGGAAACTGCAGCCGGACCATCTGATCCTGTCGCCGGGGCCCGGACGGCCCTGCGACGCCGGGGTGTGCGAACCGGCCCTGCGGGAGCTGAAGGGAGAATTCCCCATCCTGGGGGTGTGCCTGGGGCATCAGGCCATGGGGGAGGTGTTCGGCGGCACCGTAACTTATGCGAAGCAGCTCATGCACGGCAAGCAGTCCCTGGTGACATTGGACCGGACCTGCCCCCTGTTCAAGGACCTGCCGGAACAGATCCTGGTGGGGCGGTATCATTCCCTGGCCATCGACCCGGACACCCTGCCGGAGGTGCTGAAAGCCACGGCCACCACGGCGGACGGCGAGATCATGGCGGTGCAGCACCGGGATTACCCCATCTACGGCGTCCAGTTCCATCCGGAATCCATCCTGACGCCGGAGGGCATGACCATTATCAAGAATTTCCTGAGCCTCTAA
- the trpE gene encoding anthranilate synthase component I: MKQQSLEDIQKIAEGYAAVPVVREILADTATPIGLVSLVRKESNRYFLLESLEQNDQAGRYSFIGFDPIARLRAKDRNAQVEFAGSRIPVDPRQPLEALRSILKAYRVPKVSGLPPFTGGFVGYFSYDFFQYCEPSLRFDPKKATAFPDFDLMLFDKVIAFDRVLQKMYLIVNIKTDDLEGNYAKAQKNLDAMEALVRQPVAPPAFTPARLGEITSNQDRKTYAENVEKIKEHIRQGDIFQAVYSQRFSATYDQDLFNMYRILRTTNPSQYMVLLKNDDLEIAGSSPETLIKVQDREITSMPIAGTRRRGRTEEEDRALEKDLQTDPKELAEHNMLVDLARNDVGKVAEFGSVKVHDHLLIKKFSHVMHMTTRVTGTLKEDRDAIDTLCAAFPAGTLSGAPKVRACQILDELEPERRGPYGGGMGYLDFAGNMDICIVIRTAVKLGDRVSFQTGSGIVADSRVEDEFMETINKAAAVRQALVATTEA, from the coding sequence GTGAAACAGCAAAGTCTGGAAGACATCCAAAAAATCGCCGAAGGCTACGCCGCCGTACCGGTGGTCCGTGAAATCCTGGCGGATACGGCCACCCCCATCGGCCTGGTGAGCCTGGTGCGAAAGGAAAGCAACCGGTACTTCCTTCTGGAAAGCCTGGAACAGAACGATCAGGCCGGCCGGTATTCCTTCATCGGCTTTGACCCCATTGCCCGGCTCCGGGCCAAGGACCGGAACGCCCAGGTGGAATTTGCCGGCAGCCGGATCCCGGTGGATCCCAGGCAGCCTCTGGAGGCGCTTCGGTCCATCCTGAAGGCCTACCGGGTTCCCAAGGTATCGGGCCTGCCGCCTTTTACCGGCGGTTTCGTAGGGTATTTCTCCTATGATTTCTTCCAGTACTGCGAACCCAGCCTCCGATTCGATCCGAAGAAAGCCACGGCTTTTCCGGATTTCGACCTGATGCTGTTCGACAAGGTCATTGCCTTCGATCGGGTGCTCCAGAAAATGTACCTGATTGTGAACATCAAGACCGACGATCTGGAAGGGAATTACGCCAAGGCCCAGAAGAACCTGGATGCCATGGAAGCCCTGGTCCGGCAGCCGGTGGCGCCTCCGGCATTCACACCGGCCCGTCTGGGAGAAATCACCAGCAACCAGGACAGGAAAACATATGCTGAGAATGTGGAGAAGATCAAGGAACACATCCGGCAGGGGGACATTTTCCAGGCGGTATATTCCCAGCGGTTCTCCGCCACCTACGACCAGGACTTGTTCAATATGTACCGGATCCTCCGGACCACCAACCCTTCCCAGTACATGGTGCTGCTGAAAAATGACGACCTGGAAATCGCCGGATCCAGTCCGGAAACCCTGATCAAGGTCCAGGACCGGGAAATCACGTCCATGCCCATCGCCGGCACCCGTCGGAGAGGGCGCACGGAAGAGGAAGACAGAGCCCTGGAAAAGGACCTGCAGACGGATCCCAAGGAACTGGCAGAACACAATATGCTGGTGGATCTGGCCCGGAACGATGTGGGCAAAGTAGCAGAATTCGGTTCCGTGAAAGTCCACGATCATCTGCTGATCAAGAAATTCTCTCACGTCATGCACATGACCACCCGGGTGACCGGAACCTTGAAGGAAGACCGGGATGCCATCGATACCCTGTGCGCTGCCTTCCCGGCCGGGACCCTTTCCGGCGCTCCCAAGGTGCGGGCCTGCCAGATCCTGGATGAACTGGAACCGGAACGCCGGGGTCCCTACGGCGGAGGGATGGGCTATCTGGACTTTGCCGGGAACATGGACATCTGCATCGTGATCCGCACGGCCGTCAAGCTGGGGGACAGGGTTTCCTTCCAGACCGGCAGCGGCATCGTGGCCGATTCCAGGGTGGAGGATGAATTCATGGAAACCATCAACAAGGCAGCCGCCGTTCGGCAGGCTCTGGTTGCAACCACGGAGGCATGA
- a CDS encoding GNAT family N-acetyltransferase has protein sequence METSLTASAARPWKEKNMETIRLVKEPETFRAALYDGAEEIGKCTYVVTRPGVWTLEHTIVDPRYGGQGLAGKLVRAVAEMAREAGVKIIPQCSYARVQFDRKAEFADVYEKE, from the coding sequence ATAGAAACCAGCCTGACTGCTTCAGCGGCCAGGCCTTGGAAGGAGAAAAACATGGAAACCATCCGTCTTGTAAAGGAACCGGAAACTTTTCGGGCAGCCCTGTATGATGGGGCGGAAGAAATCGGAAAATGTACATATGTAGTGACCCGGCCCGGAGTATGGACCCTGGAACACACCATTGTGGATCCTCGGTACGGGGGCCAGGGCCTGGCCGGAAAACTGGTCCGGGCAGTGGCGGAGATGGCCCGGGAAGCCGGGGTAAAGATCATCCCCCAGTGTTCCTATGCCAGGGTCCAGTTTGACCGCAAAGCTGAATTTGCAGATGTGTATGAGAAAGAGTAA
- a CDS encoding L,D-transpeptidase yields MGRYHDAYQKRRWKGPAWGVFFLLVLVLAVGFTVKGCRSGQKPEQAAVPPAETAVTGEVRQTPEPHEYSLLIKKGEFTLYLLDHGDPVAKWPVALGKNPGQKQVSGDMKTPEGTFPVDEIIDASSWSHDFHDGKGVIQHAYGPWFISLDTRNLSQGKWDGIGIHGTHDPASIGTRASEGCIRMNNDNLQKLKPYVKVGMKVKVEE; encoded by the coding sequence ATGGGAAGATATCATGACGCTTACCAAAAACGGAGATGGAAGGGACCGGCCTGGGGGGTCTTTTTTCTCCTGGTCCTGGTGCTGGCAGTGGGATTTACTGTCAAAGGCTGCCGGAGTGGTCAGAAGCCGGAACAGGCAGCTGTACCCCCGGCTGAGACAGCCGTTACCGGGGAGGTGCGCCAAACCCCGGAACCCCATGAGTACTCCCTGCTGATCAAAAAAGGGGAATTTACCCTGTATCTCCTGGATCACGGGGATCCGGTGGCCAAATGGCCGGTGGCCTTGGGGAAGAATCCCGGACAAAAGCAGGTGAGCGGGGATATGAAGACCCCGGAGGGAACCTTCCCAGTGGATGAAATCATCGATGCCTCCAGCTGGTCTCATGATTTTCACGATGGCAAAGGAGTGATCCAGCACGCCTACGGTCCCTGGTTCATCAGTCTGGATACTCGGAACTTGAGTCAGGGGAAATGGGATGGTATTGGCATCCACGGCACCCATGACCCGGCTTCCATCGGCACCCGGGCCTCTGAAGGCTGCATACGGATGAACAATGACAATCTGCAGAAGTTGAAGCCCTATGTGAAAGTGGGGATGAAGGTGAAGGTGGAGGAATAG